The proteins below come from a single Miscanthus floridulus cultivar M001 chromosome 1, ASM1932011v1, whole genome shotgun sequence genomic window:
- the LOC136456389 gene encoding scarecrow-like protein 34, with the protein MAARACACVGGREVTVGWLGTCKGPSDFWQGARTPSMEFNDKSSSNFESFQSNMSATSGFYAFVDPADGSNDLELFLDQSRSMHHYPPASHTFNDSNHITLSTSYSSTIDGSQFCDLSSNVAPDWYGTSVADSSNNSWINSDITINYLNKLLMDEDNDDKVKLHHGEDALRAMEEPFYRILGQNNPAYPESPSLCSCGHLNNLDDSINKSSGLSCSSCSVAIDSSNNHSNHNLQAFEAPWSLSDIVKQTKLSTEGTRNMELGVKIDGLSIAEKCSRDNQSLRVNAADTSKHASSEVHSGYYSRTEDSYLLEARSSKKVAFSFNGPTRDEMFDRVLLFSEHKPTDEAIVLQERMTNKSTGHSQNEQGRASTRRKTRGKKQQKKEVVVVDLRTILIHCAQAVSVNNHTLANDMLNIIRQHSSITGDDTQRLAFCLVDCLEVRLAGTGSQLYRNLITKSSNAVGILKVFQLSLAVNPLLRAAHYFSNKTILDVSKGKPKVHIIDFGICFGFQWPSLFEQLAKREDGPPKVRITGIELPKQGFRPNQMNKQSTGQRLTDYASMFNVPFEYQAISTKWETICIEDLNIEKDDVLIVNCINRMKNLGDETLYINSARNRVLNTIRMMKPKVFVHGVVNGSYGTPFFLTRFKEVMYHYSALFDILDKTVPRDNETRMHIERGMFLCQLLNVIACEGSERIERPENYKKWKSRSLNAGLEHLPLNPDIAIVIREMVGKYHKDYVVNEHDQWLLLGWKGRILNAISTWKPSESYVGN; encoded by the exons atggcggcgcgcgcgtgtgcgtgtgtgggagggagggaggtaacAGTTGGGTGGCTG GGGACTTGCAAGGGACCATCTGACTTTTGGCAAGGAGCAAGAACCCCATCAATGGAGTTCAACGACAAGTCTAGTTCTAACTTTGAGAGTTTCCAAAGCAACATGTCGGCTACTTCTGGGTTCTATGCCTTCGTTGATCCAGCCGATGGGTCAAATGATTTGGAGTTATTTTTGGACCAATCAAGATCCATGCATCATTATCCTCCTGCATCACATACTTTTAACGATAGTAACCATATTACATTGAGCACCTCTTATTCGAGTACAATAGATGGTTCTCAATTCTGCGACCTCAGTAGCAATGTGGCACCAGATTGGTATGGAACCAGTGTGGCAGACTCTTCTAATAACAGTTGGATCAACTCAGATATAACCATCAACTACTTAAACAAGCTGTTGATGGACGAGGACAATGACGACAAGGTAAAATTACATCATGGAGAGGACGCCCTTAGAGCTATGGAAGAGCCTTTCTATAGAATTCTTGGACAAAATAATCCAGCTTATCCTGAGTCACCATCACTTTGTAGCTGTGGTCATCTGAATAACCTCGATGACAGCATCAACAAGTCTTCCGGGCTCTCGTGCAGTAGCTGCTCTGTTGCTATTGACTCAAGTAATAACCATTCTAATCACAACTTGCAAGCTTTTGAAGCTCCATGGAGTTTGTCTGACATAGTCAAACAGACAAAACTTTCCACTGAAGGTACACGAAACATGGAGCTTGGTGTGAAAATTGATGGCCTCTCAATTGCTGAAAAGTGTAGCCGAGATAATCAGTCACTTCGGGTAAATGCTGCAGATACAAGCAAGCATGCATCATCTGAGGTTCACAGTGGATATTACTCACGTACAGAAGATTCTTATTTGTTAGAAGCAAGGAGTAGCAAGAAGGTTGCCTTTTCATTCAATGGGCCAACCCGAGATGAGATGTTTGACAGGGTTCTACTCTTCTCTGAGCATAAACCTACGGATGAAGCTATTGTTTTGCAAGAAAGGATGACAAATAAATCAACCGGACATTCACAGaatgaacaaggaagagcatCAACTCGGCGGAAGACACGAGGTAAGAAGCAACAGAAGaaagaggtggtggtggtggatctaAGAACCATTCTTATCCATTGTGCACAAGCAGTTTCTGTGAATAACCATACCTTAGCAAACGACATGCTGAACATAATAAGGCAACATTCCTCAATAACTGGAGATGATACACAGAGGCTAGCATTTTGTCTAGTGGACTGCCTTGAGGTGCGATTAGCTGGAACTGGGAGTCAGCTGTATCGCAACTTGATCACTAAAAGCAGCAATGCGGTGGGCATTTTAAAGGTATTCCAGTTGTCTTTAGCGGTAAATCCTTTACTGAGGGCAGCACATTATTTCTCGAATAAGACAATCCTTGATGTCTCGAAGGGAAAACCTAAGGTGCACATTATCGattttggcatttgctttggttttcAATGGCCATCACTGTTTGAGCAACTCGCAAAGAGGGAAGATGGGCCGCCCAAGGTTCGGATCACAGGTATTGAGCTACCAAAGCAAGGATTTCGACCAAACCAGATGAATAAGCAGAGCACGGGACAGCGATTAACTGATTATGCTAGCATGTTCAATGTGCCTTTTGAATATCAAGCAATATCAACAAAGTGGGAAACCATATGTATAGAAGATCTCAACATTGAGAAAGATGATGTGCTGATAGTCAACTGCATAAACCGAATGAAGAATCTTGGTGATGAGACACTATACATAAACAGCGCAAGGAATAGGGTTCTTAATACCATTAGAATGATGAAACCAAAAGTTTTTGTGCATGGAGTAGTGAATGGATCATACGGTACACCCTTCTTTTTAACACGTTTTAAAGAAGTAATGTACCACTACTCTGCATTATTTGATATCCTTGATAAAACTGTTCCACGAGATAACGAGACAAGAATGCACATAGAGAGGGGCATGTTTCTGTGCCAACTTCTCAATGTCATCGCATGTGAAGGATCCGAAAGGATTGAGAGGCCAGAGAATTATAAGAAATGGAAGTCACGAAGCCTGAATGCTGGCCTTGAGCACCTCCCACTGAATCCAGACATTGCGATAGTAATAAGAGAAATGGTGGGAAAATATCACAAAGATTATGTTGTCAACGAACATGATCAGTGGCTACTACTGGGATGGAAGGGAAGGATACTGAATGCAATATCCACGTGGAAACCTAGTGAGTCGTATGTTGGCAACTAA